One window of Desulfobacca acetoxidans DSM 11109 genomic DNA carries:
- the acsC gene encoding acetyl-CoA decarbonylase/synthase complex subunit gamma, with product MALTGIAIFKMLPKTNCKECGFPTCLAFAMALASGKAELAACPYVSEEAKEKLSAASAPPIRPVKIDMKDAQITTGGETVFFRHEKTFFNPTILAGTLNSDLSDADIDAKLSAFMKMQFERVGFNLRPQMFVVKDVNGDAAKFAAVAKAIVDKSDAAIVLMSDKVEVLKAGAEAAKERKPVLYAATAANADAVGGLAKEMGLPVVAKADGYDALAELTTKLTGMGLQDIILDSGARTIKQVLQDNIAIRRAPLLAQFKPFGFPTINLPCEMTDDPMKEALYASICIAKYGGIVVLKDLDPTYIFPLLLQRLNIYTDPQRPMIVTPGIYPLNNPDENSIIAITTNFALTYFIVTGEIEGSKVPTWLLIKDTEGLSVMTAWAAGKFSGDDVGMFVKKCGIVDKAKTRSLIIPGYAAAISGDLEEELPDWKILIGPREAAHIPAFFKAQ from the coding sequence ATGGCGTTAACTGGAATTGCAATTTTTAAGATGCTCCCTAAAACTAACTGTAAGGAATGCGGTTTTCCCACATGCCTGGCCTTTGCCATGGCCCTGGCCTCCGGAAAAGCAGAATTGGCCGCATGTCCTTATGTATCCGAGGAGGCCAAAGAAAAACTTTCCGCCGCCTCGGCCCCGCCGATTCGTCCGGTAAAGATCGACATGAAGGACGCCCAGATCACAACTGGCGGCGAGACCGTGTTTTTCCGGCATGAGAAGACCTTTTTTAATCCTACCATCCTGGCAGGTACCCTCAATAGCGACCTGAGCGACGCCGACATCGACGCCAAGCTCAGCGCTTTTATGAAAATGCAGTTTGAGCGGGTGGGTTTTAATCTGCGGCCGCAGATGTTTGTGGTTAAGGATGTAAATGGCGACGCGGCCAAATTTGCCGCCGTAGCCAAAGCAATCGTGGATAAGAGCGACGCCGCCATCGTATTGATGAGCGACAAGGTTGAGGTTTTGAAGGCTGGCGCCGAGGCTGCCAAAGAGCGCAAACCTGTCCTGTATGCTGCTACTGCGGCCAATGCCGACGCCGTCGGTGGTCTGGCCAAAGAGATGGGTCTCCCTGTAGTGGCGAAAGCAGACGGTTACGATGCCCTGGCCGAATTGACTACCAAGCTCACCGGCATGGGTTTGCAAGATATTATTTTGGATTCCGGGGCTCGGACCATCAAACAGGTGTTGCAAGACAACATCGCCATCCGTCGGGCCCCGCTCCTGGCGCAATTCAAGCCCTTCGGCTTTCCGACCATCAACTTACCCTGTGAAATGACCGATGATCCGATGAAGGAAGCCCTCTATGCTTCCATCTGCATTGCCAAGTATGGCGGCATTGTAGTTTTAAAAGACCTGGATCCGACTTATATCTTCCCGTTGTTGCTGCAGCGTCTGAACATTTACACCGACCCGCAGCGGCCAATGATTGTCACTCCGGGCATCTATCCCCTCAATAACCCGGATGAGAATTCGATTATTGCCATTACTACCAATTTCGCCCTTACCTACTTTATCGTTACGGGTGAGATTGAGGGAAGCAAAGTTCCCACCTGGCTCCTCATTAAAGACACCGAAGGTCTGTCGGTTATGACCGCCTGGGCTGCAGGGAAATTCTCCGGCGACGACGTCGGCATGTTTGTCAAGAAGTGCGGCATCGTCGATAAAGCAAAGACCCGCTCCCTCATTATACCCGGTTATGCGGCAGCCATCAGTGGCGACCTGGAGGAAGAGCTACCTGATTGGAAGATTCTCATCGGTCCACGGGAAGCAGCCCATATCCCGGCCTTCTTCAAGGCTCAGTAG
- a CDS encoding dihydropteroate synthase has translation MSQRLIRIGENLNVVTKRYGEAMKNRDKKPLQELAMAEAEKGVDYIDLNIGPARKGGEELMEWVVKTVQEVVPNIPLALDTSNIAAMEAGLKVHKGKALINSIMARPERMDGMMPLVRKYDAYMIGLLWGPEGMPRDEHERGMLTAEILAKAAEYGIENEDIWFDPIIAPLNIQQQQLVSSLEFMKMLQDMAPGSKSTCGLSNSSNGVPDNLRPVINITFAVMLQRYGMYSAIVDAFDDKLKAMTSGEPNPTVDAIYKAMDGEAVDMDKLDQDGKNYIKTVRCIMGQTLFSDSWLEV, from the coding sequence ATGAGCCAAAGGTTGATCCGCATAGGTGAGAACCTCAACGTGGTGACCAAAAGATACGGCGAGGCCATGAAAAATCGGGATAAAAAGCCCCTGCAGGAGCTTGCCATGGCCGAAGCCGAAAAAGGCGTCGATTATATTGACCTTAATATCGGTCCGGCCAGAAAAGGCGGCGAAGAACTCATGGAATGGGTGGTAAAAACGGTGCAGGAAGTTGTACCCAACATCCCCCTGGCCCTCGACACCTCCAACATTGCCGCCATGGAAGCCGGCCTCAAAGTCCACAAAGGCAAGGCCCTTATCAACTCCATCATGGCCCGTCCCGAGCGCATGGATGGCATGATGCCCTTGGTGAGGAAGTACGATGCTTACATGATCGGTCTGCTTTGGGGACCGGAAGGTATGCCTCGAGATGAGCACGAACGGGGTATGCTCACTGCCGAAATCCTCGCGAAAGCGGCGGAGTATGGCATTGAGAATGAGGATATCTGGTTTGATCCCATCATCGCCCCCCTGAATATCCAGCAACAGCAGCTGGTGTCATCTTTAGAGTTCATGAAGATGCTTCAGGACATGGCGCCAGGGTCAAAATCCACCTGCGGTCTCTCAAACTCCAGCAATGGCGTGCCCGATAACCTGCGGCCGGTGATTAATATCACCTTTGCCGTTATGCTGCAACGGTATGGCATGTACTCCGCCATCGTAGATGCTTTTGATGATAAATTAAAAGCCATGACCTCGGGTGAGCCCAACCCTACGGTGGATGCCATCTACAAGGCCATGGACGGCGAGGCTGTGGACATGGACAAACTGGACCAGGATGGCAAAAACTATATCAAAACTGTCCGCTGTATCATGGGGCAGACCCTGTTTTCCGATTCCTGGCTGGAAGTGTAA
- a CDS encoding TIGR00725 family protein yields the protein MISRTPPVYIAVIGGSKATGGILPVAWQIGQEIARRGAVLLCGGLGGVMSTAARGAQEAGGVSIGILPGPDRQDANPYLTYSLPTNLGHARNVLIAHSADGLIAVDGEYGTISEAAIALKLGKPVVGLSVTWRLEGVAMVTTSQEAVDLILQRIKKCGV from the coding sequence ATGATTTCCAGAACACCCCCGGTCTATATTGCAGTTATCGGCGGCAGCAAAGCAACAGGTGGTATCCTCCCTGTAGCCTGGCAGATAGGTCAGGAAATCGCCCGGAGAGGCGCAGTCCTGCTCTGCGGTGGCTTGGGCGGGGTCATGTCGACCGCGGCTCGGGGTGCCCAGGAGGCGGGAGGCGTTAGTATCGGTATCCTACCCGGACCAGACCGACAAGATGCCAATCCCTACCTGACCTATAGCCTTCCGACCAACCTGGGACACGCCCGCAATGTCTTGATCGCCCACAGCGCAGACGGATTGATTGCAGTAGACGGGGAATACGGCACAATTTCGGAGGCGGCTATTGCACTCAAGCTGGGAAAACCCGTAGTGGGGTTGTCAGTCACCTGGCGGTTGGAAGGGGTGGCAATGGTAACGACATCTCAGGAGGCAGTTGATTTAATATTGCAGAGGATTAAAAAGTGTGGGGTCTGA
- a CDS encoding D-sedoheptulose-7-phosphate isomerase, whose protein sequence is MLPKDRQMLLEHRVKEAFSQSMQLMASFMEEQTEQVVAAARMLATVLREGNKLLLFGNGGSAADAQHLAAEFVNRFQIERPPLAAIALTTDSSILTAVGNDYDFREVFVKQVQALGQKGDVAWGISTSGDSPNVVQALTVARAQGLKTLAVTGREGGKMAPLADIALIVRSRQTPRIQEVQLAIGHILCDLVDFLLFPERFQ, encoded by the coding sequence ATCCTTCCGAAGGATAGACAGATGTTACTCGAACACCGGGTCAAAGAGGCCTTTTCACAGTCTATGCAGTTGATGGCGAGTTTTATGGAGGAACAGACGGAGCAGGTGGTGGCCGCAGCCCGGATGTTGGCCACGGTGTTGCGTGAGGGGAACAAGTTACTCCTCTTCGGCAACGGCGGCAGTGCTGCCGACGCCCAGCATTTAGCGGCGGAATTTGTCAACCGTTTTCAGATTGAGCGACCGCCCTTAGCCGCCATCGCCCTGACCACTGATTCCTCGATTCTCACCGCTGTCGGCAATGACTACGATTTTCGGGAAGTCTTTGTCAAGCAGGTTCAGGCCTTAGGGCAGAAGGGCGACGTTGCCTGGGGCATTAGCACCAGCGGTGACTCCCCCAATGTGGTGCAGGCCTTGACCGTGGCCCGGGCCCAGGGTCTAAAAACGCTGGCGGTAACCGGCCGGGAAGGGGGCAAGATGGCGCCCTTGGCGGACATTGCCCTGATCGTCCGTTCACGTCAGACACCCCGCATCCAGGAAGTGCAGCTTGCCATAGGCCATATTCTGTGCGACCTGGTGGACTTCCTCCTATTTCCGGAACGCTTTCAGTAG
- the gap gene encoding type I glyceraldehyde-3-phosphate dehydrogenase, with amino-acid sequence MPIRVAINGFGRIGRCLARVIFSERQDVELVAINSRGDTESAALLFKYDSIHGVFPSEVRARPDSLIIDDREVRITRLDDPRKLPWKDLAVDIVLESTGVFRDRSSNEGHLAAGAHKVIVGAPGKKLDATFVLGVNEKHYDPVKHVIVSNASCTTNCLAPLVKVLHQHFGVEYGLMTTVHSYTMDQRLLDGSHQDARRARAAALSMVPTSTGAAKAVAEVLPELKGKLDGLSVRVPTANVSIVDLNVMVARTTTKEGVNQAFQEAAAAELKGILQYVTLPLVSCDYNGCPYSASLDAELTAVMQGNLVKIMAWYDNEMGFSHRMIDLAAYMGQRLT; translated from the coding sequence ATGCCAATCCGTGTCGCCATTAACGGTTTCGGTCGCATCGGTCGTTGTTTGGCCCGGGTCATCTTTTCAGAGCGTCAGGATGTTGAGCTGGTTGCTATCAACAGCCGGGGCGATACCGAATCGGCGGCGCTGTTGTTCAAATATGATTCCATTCATGGCGTTTTCCCAAGCGAAGTAAGGGCTAGACCTGATAGCCTGATTATCGATGACCGCGAGGTCCGTATCACCCGTCTGGATGATCCCCGGAAGTTACCTTGGAAAGATCTGGCGGTGGATATTGTCCTCGAATCCACCGGAGTCTTTCGGGATCGTTCTTCTAATGAGGGCCACCTGGCGGCAGGCGCCCATAAGGTCATTGTCGGAGCGCCCGGTAAAAAGTTAGACGCTACTTTTGTCCTGGGCGTCAATGAAAAACACTATGATCCTGTAAAACATGTGATAGTCTCCAATGCTTCATGTACCACCAACTGCCTGGCGCCTTTGGTCAAGGTACTGCATCAACATTTTGGGGTAGAATACGGGTTGATGACAACGGTGCATTCTTATACGATGGACCAGCGATTGCTGGATGGTTCCCACCAAGATGCGCGGCGGGCTCGGGCGGCCGCCCTGTCCATGGTTCCTACCAGCACTGGGGCGGCCAAGGCCGTGGCCGAAGTACTTCCCGAATTGAAAGGCAAATTGGACGGTCTGTCGGTAAGGGTGCCAACGGCCAACGTCTCCATCGTTGATTTGAATGTCATGGTAGCCAGGACAACAACCAAAGAGGGGGTTAATCAGGCCTTCCAAGAGGCAGCCGCCGCGGAACTCAAGGGCATTCTGCAATATGTGACCCTGCCGCTGGTCTCCTGCGATTATAACGGCTGTCCCTATTCCGCCAGCCTCGATGCCGAACTTACTGCAGTCATGCAAGGCAACCTGGTTAAGATCATGGCCTGGTATGATAACGAGATGGGCTTCTCGCACCGCATGATAGACCTGGCGGCATATATGGGACAAAGATTAACTTGA